A stretch of DNA from Staphylococcus sp. KG4-3:
TCGGGCCGTCAGGTTGCGGTAAGACGACTACGTTAAAAATGATAAATCGATTAATTTCTCTTTCTGAAGGTTATATTTATTTTAAAGATAAACCGATAAGTGATTATCCAATATATGAAATGCGTTGGGACATTGGCTACGTTTTACAACAAATTGCATTATTCCCACATATGACAATTAAAGAGAATATTGCGCAAGTGCCACAAATGAAAAAGTGGAAAGATGAGGATATAGACCAACGTATTGATGAATTAATGGATATGGTAGGACTAGAACCTGAAATATACAAAAATCGTAAACCGGATGAACTCTCTGGTGGACAACAGCAACGTGTAGGGGTTATTCGTGCACTGGCAGCTGATCCACCAGTCATTTTAATGGATGAGCCATATAGTGCCCTAGACCCAATTAGCCGTGAAAAATTACAAGATGACTTAATAGAGCTACAACAAAAAATAAAAAAAACAATTATATTTGTAACTCATGATATTCAAGAAGCAATGAAGATGGGCGACCGTATATGCTTGTTGAATAAAGGTCATATTGAACAAATAGATACACCAGAAGGCTTTGTCACAAATCCTAAAAATGACTTTGTTAAACAATTTATGGGTGATAAATTAAACCGATCAGTTAATGAGTTAAAACTTTCCGAAATAATAGATCAGTTATCTATAAAAGAAGGAGAGACAAAAGAAAGTTATCCAATCGTTGAAAGCAATTTATATGTTAAAGACGTATATACAGATTTGATAGACAACGAAGCCGTTATTATTAATGATTCAGCTACCTCAACACAACGCGTGTTGAAACGACAAGATATTTTTCAAATTTTGTCAGAGCGTAAAGGAGGTCATAATGAATGAATACCTTCATTAATACACTTATAGAGCGTAGAGGACAATTAATAACAACCATATTTGAACATATACAATTATCTTTTATAGCACTTTTGATTGCAGCACTAATTGGTGTGCCGTTAGGTATATTTTTAACAAAAACACGTAAACTTTCTGAAATTGTTATGAATATCGCGGCGATACTTCAAACAATACCTTCATTAGCATTGTTAGGGCTAATGATACCGTTGTTCGGTATTGGTAAAGTTCCGGCGGTTATAGCATTAGTTGTATATGCGCTATTACCAATTTTAAGAAATACATATACTGGTATTAATGAAGTAGATGCATCCTTAGTAGAAGCGGCAAAAGGTATCGGTATGAAACCGGGTAGAAGATTGACTAAAGTAGAATTACCAATTGCTATGCCAGTCATTATGGCAGGTATTCGTACGGCAATGGTATTAATTATTGGTACAGCAACATTAGCTGCGCTTATTGGTGCTGGCGGTTTAGGTGATTTAATTTTATTAGGAATTGATAGAAATGATTCATCACTTATTTTAATTGGTGCCATCCCAGCGGCATTATTAGCTATTTTATTCGATTTAGTGTTACGTTTTATGCAAAAGCTATCATATAAAAAACTTTTGGTGTCACTCAGCGCGATTGTTATTATTTTATTGTTAGTAATTATTGCACCATTGTTAGCTCAAAAAGGTGACAAAATTGTTTTAGCTGGGAAATT
This window harbors:
- a CDS encoding ABC transporter ATP-binding protein is translated as MIEFKNVVKRYGDKVAVDDISFNIKEGEFFVLIGPSGCGKTTTLKMINRLISLSEGYIYFKDKPISDYPIYEMRWDIGYVLQQIALFPHMTIKENIAQVPQMKKWKDEDIDQRIDELMDMVGLEPEIYKNRKPDELSGGQQQRVGVIRALAADPPVILMDEPYSALDPISREKLQDDLIELQQKIKKTIIFVTHDIQEAMKMGDRICLLNKGHIEQIDTPEGFVTNPKNDFVKQFMGDKLNRSVNELKLSEIIDQLSIKEGETKESYPIVESNLYVKDVYTDLIDNEAVIINDSATSTQRVLKRQDIFQILSERKGGHNE